A window of the Hippoglossus stenolepis isolate QCI-W04-F060 chromosome 8, HSTE1.2, whole genome shotgun sequence genome harbors these coding sequences:
- the dyrk1b gene encoding dual specificity tyrosine-phosphorylation-regulated kinase 1B isoform X2 — translation MTSQHTHTHPTFSSIHSMAEQQQVLSDMTILQRRIPPSFRDPASAPLRKLSVDLIKTYKHINEVYYTKKKRRAQQVPPEDSSTKKERKVYNDGYDDDNYDYIVKNGEKWLDRYEIDSLIGKGSFGQVVKAYDHHEQEWVAIKIIKNKKAFLNQAQIELRLLELMNKHDTEMKYYIVHLKRHFMFRNHLCLVFELLSYNLYDLLRNTNFRGVSLNLTRKFAQQLCTALLFLATPELSIIHCDLKPENILLCNPKRSAIKIVDFGSSCQLGQRIYQYIQSRFYRSPEVLLGMPYDLAIDMWSLGCILVEMHTGEPLFSGSNEVDQMNKIVEVLGVPPSHMLDAAPKARKYFDKLSDGLWTVKKNKDIKKEYKPPATRRLHEILGVETGGPGGRRAGEPGHAPCDYLKFKDLILRMLDYDPKSRITPFYALQHNFFKKTTDEGTNTSSSTSTSPAMDHSHSTSTTSSVSSSGGSSGSSNDNRNYRYSNRYYNSAVTHSDYEMTSPQAPSQQQMRMWPGSDGGGGGQDPAYTQLLLHKPAASQQHQRHFLDAPHHPHPTYSHHGNGGRGLRQGGQTGIGGGGGQQGSSPQMSDSMDVGVSLGLHHLGAVSSMEASQFGSASLPLALPIGLSAFRTRTAPTAPGPQAPTPEDYYPASNNNNPAAGGRGRPDSDEGPANS, via the exons GTGTACTATACTAAGAAGAAGCGGCGGGCCCAGCAGGTCCCCCCAGAGGACAGCAGCAccaagaaggagagaaaagtcTACAACGATGGCTATGATGACGACAACTATGACTATATTGTGAAAAATGGAGAGAAGTGGCTGGACCGCTATGAGATAGACTCGCTGATCGGGAAGGGCTCCTTCGGACAG GTGGTGAAGGCCTATGACCACCATGAGCAGGAATGGGTTGCCATAAAGATCATTAAGAACAAAAAGGCATTTCTAAACCAGGCACAGATTGAACTGCGCCTGCTGGAGCTCATGAACAAGCATGACACTGAGATGAAATATTACATAG tCCACCTGAAGCGTCACTTTATGTTTAGGAACCATCTCTGTTTGGTGTTTGAGCTGCTGAGCTACAACCTGTACGATCTGCTGAGGAACACCAACTTCAGAGGAGTCTCCCTCAACCTCACCAGGAAATTTGCACAGCAGCTCTGTACAG CATTATTATTCCTGGCCACTCcggagctgtcaatcattcacTGCGACCTGAAACCGGAGAACATCCTGCTGTGTAACCCCAAGAGATCTGCCATCAAGATAGTCGACTTTGGATCCTCCTGCCAGCTCGGACAGAGG ATCTATCAGTACATCCAGAGCAGGTTCTACCGCTCTCCTGAGGTTCTGTTGGGAATGCCGTATGACCTGGCCATCGACATGTGGTCTCTGGGATGCATCCTGGTGGAGATGCACACAGGAGAGCCTCTCTTCAGTGGCTCCAATGAG gtTGACCAGATGAATAAGATTGTGGAGGTTCTGGGGGTCCCACCCAGCCACATGCTAGATGCAGCTCCTAAAGCCAGGAAGTATTTTGACAAGCTCTCAGATGGTCTGTGGACAGTGAAGAAGAACAAGGACATCAAGAAG gagTATAAGCCCCCAGCCACGCGGCGTCTCCATGAGATTTTGGGTGTGGAGACTGGGGGCCCAGGAGGCAGAAGGGCAGGGGAGCCAGGACACGCCCCCTGTGACTACCTGAAGTTTAAAG ACCTGATCCTGCGTATGTTGGACTACGACCCTAAAAGCCGTATCACGCCATTCTACGCCCTGCAgcacaatttcttcaagaagaCGACAGATGAAGGAACCAACACCAGTTCATCTACATCCACCTCTCCTGCCATGGACCACTCCCATTCAACCTCCACTACTAGCTCTGTTTCTAGCTCTG GTGGCTCCAGTGGTTCTTCCAATGACAACCGCAACTACCGCTACAGTAACCGCTACTACAACTCTGCTGTTACACATTCAGACTATGAGATGACCAGCCCTCAG GCTCCCTCCCAGCAGCAGATGAGGATGTGGCCAGGCAgtgatggtggaggtgggggtcAGGACCCAGCATACACCCAGTTGCTGCTCCACAAGCCGGCTGCCTCCCAGCAACACCAGCGCCACTTCCTGGATGCGCCCCACCATCCCCACCCAACTTACTCCCACCACGGAAACGGTGGGCGTGGCCTGCGGCAGGGCGGACAGACGGGCATCGGAGGAGGGGGGGGCCAGCAGGGATCCTCGCCCCAGATGAGTGACAGCATGGATGTGGGCGTGTCCCTAGGGCTGCACCACCTGGGGGCGGTGTCTTCCATGGAGGCCTCTCAATTTGGCTCTGCCTCCCTGCCCCTCGCTCTGCCAATTGGACTGTCTGCCTTCCGGACTCGGACGGCCCCCACCGCCCCAGGGCCACAAGCCCCAACCCCTGAGGACTACTACCCTGCCTCCAACAACAATAACCCCGCTGCGGGGGGCAGAGGGAGGCCGGACTCAGACGAGGGGCCAGCCAATTCTTGA